The Henckelia pumila isolate YLH828 chromosome 2, ASM3356847v2, whole genome shotgun sequence genome includes a window with the following:
- the LOC140884255 gene encoding RING-H2 finger protein ATL48-like → MGTVNSELEELFQGKKRVRNPFVRVGAFIIAGVLTAGLISFRHGNSHLGQKLMRARVVAQGATVVLMVGTTYYYGILHGILD, encoded by the exons ATGGGAACAGTCAATtcggaactagaagaactgttccaaGGGAAAAAGCGTGTTAGGAATCCCTTTGTCCGAGTTG GGGCCTTTATAATTGCGGGGGTTCTTACAGCTGGTTTGATTAGTTTCAGACATGGGAATTCTCATTTGGGTCAGAAATTAATGAGAGCTCGTGTGGTAGCTCAAGGTGCCACAGTTGTGCTAATGGTTGGAACAACTTATTACTATG gTATTCTTCACGGTATCTTAGATTGA